Proteins co-encoded in one Erinaceus europaeus chromosome X, mEriEur2.1, whole genome shotgun sequence genomic window:
- the WAS gene encoding actin nucleation-promoting factor WAS isoform X1, whose protein sequence is MSGGPAGGRPGGRGGPGIQQNIPSSLLREHENQRLFEMLGRKCWTLATAVVQLYLALPPGAEHWTKEHCGAVCFVKDNPQKSYFIRLYGLQAGRLLWQQELYSQLVYSTPTPFFHTFAGDDCQAGLNFADEGEAQAFQALVQEKIQKSNQRRSGDRRQLPPPPTPTSEERRGGLPPPLPPHPAGDQGGPSTGPLSLGLVTVDIQNPDITSSRYRGLPAPVPGPSDKKRSGKKKISKADIGAPCGFKHVSHVGWDPQSGFDVNNLDPDLRSLFSRAGISEAQLTDAETSKLIYDFIEDQGGLEAVRQEMRRQGPLPPPPPPSRGGGIQPPRPPAVGANKGRSGPLPPVPLGGAPPPPTPRGPPALGRGGPPPPPPPATGRSGPPPPPPPSGAAGPPLPPPPPPPPPPPSIGDGPVSPLPPPTLGSVGSQAPGGGRGALLDQIRQGIQLNKTPGAPENSALQPPPQSSEGLVGALMHVMQKRSKAIHSSDEEEDQAGDDDDDDEWDD, encoded by the exons ATGAGTGGGGGCCCTGCGGGAGGTAGGCCTGGGGGCCGAGGTGGACCAGGTATCCAGCAAaacatcccctcttctctcctccgaGAACATGAGAACCAGCGACTCTTTGAGATGCTTGGCCGGAAATGCTGG aCACTGGCCACTGCGGTTGTTCAGCTCTACCTGGCCCTGCCCCCGGGAGCTGAGCACTGGACCAAGGAGCATTGTGGGGCTGTGTGCTTCGTGAAGGATAACCCTCAGAAGTCTTACTTCATCCGCCTTTACGGCCTTCAG GCTGGCCGGCTGCTCTGGCAACAGGAACTATACTCACAGCTGGTTtactccactcccacccccttctTCCACACCTTCGCTGGAGAT GACTGCCAAGCAGGCCTCAACTTTGCAGATGAAGGTGAGGCCCAGGCCTTCCAGGCACTGGTACAGGAGAAGATACAGAAAAGCAATCAGAGGCGAAGTGGAG ACCGACGCCAGCTGCccccaccacccacacccaccagTGAAG agagaagaggagggctCCCGCCGCCGCTGCCCCCTCACCCAGCTGGAGATCAAGGCG GCCCATCAACTGGCCCACTGTCCCTGGGgctggtgacagtggacatccagAACCCGGACATCACAAGTTCAAGATATCGTGGCCTGCCAGCCCCTGTGCCTGGCCCGAGTGACAAGAAACGCTCAGGGAAGAAGAAGATCAGCAAGGCTGATATTGGTGCGCCTTGCGGATTCAA acATGTCAGCCACGTGGGATGGGACCCCCAGAGCGGATTTGAT GTGAACAACTTGGACCCCGATCTGCGCAGCCTGTTCTCCCGGGCGGGAATCAGCGAGGCCCAACTCACAGACGCTGAGACCTCCAAGCTCATCTACGACTTCATCGAGGACCAGGGCGGCTTAGAGGCTGTGCGGCAGGAGATGAGACGCCAGG GGCCgctgccaccacccccaccaccatcccGAGGAGGAGGAATCCAGCCCCCCAGACCCCCGGCTGTGGGGGCCAATAAGGGTCGTTCTGGTCCCCTGCCCCCTGTACCTTTGGGaggtgccccacccccacccaccccccgggGTCCCCCAGCCCTAGGTCGAGGGGGTCCTCCGCCACCACCCCCTCCGGCCACAGGCCGCTCTggaccaccacccccacctccgCCCTCTGGAGCCGCGGGCCCACCCTTGCCGcccccgccaccaccaccgccccCTCCACCCAGCATCGGGGATGGGCCAGTCTCTCCTCTGCCCCCTCCTACCTTGGGGTctgtggggagccaggccccTGGCGGGGGTCGGGGGGCACTCTTGGACCAAATTCGGCAAGGGATTCAGCTGAACAAG ACCCCAGGTGCTCCCGAAAACTCAGCGCTGCAGCCTCCCCCACAGAGCTCCGAGGGGCTGGTGGGGGCTTTGATGCACGTCATGCAGAAGAGGAGCAAAGCCATTCACTCCTCAG acgAAGAGGAGGACCAGGCCGGCGATGATGACGATGACGACGAGTGGGATGATTGA
- the WAS gene encoding actin nucleation-promoting factor WAS isoform X2 yields the protein MSGGPAGGRPGGRGGPGIQQNIPSSLLREHENQRLFEMLGRKCWTLATAVVQLYLALPPGAEHWTKEHCGAVCFVKDNPQKSYFIRLYGLQDCQAGLNFADEGEAQAFQALVQEKIQKSNQRRSGDRRQLPPPPTPTSEERRGGLPPPLPPHPAGDQGGPSTGPLSLGLVTVDIQNPDITSSRYRGLPAPVPGPSDKKRSGKKKISKADIGAPCGFKHVSHVGWDPQSGFDVNNLDPDLRSLFSRAGISEAQLTDAETSKLIYDFIEDQGGLEAVRQEMRRQGPLPPPPPPSRGGGIQPPRPPAVGANKGRSGPLPPVPLGGAPPPPTPRGPPALGRGGPPPPPPPATGRSGPPPPPPPSGAAGPPLPPPPPPPPPPPSIGDGPVSPLPPPTLGSVGSQAPGGGRGALLDQIRQGIQLNKTPGAPENSALQPPPQSSEGLVGALMHVMQKRSKAIHSSDEEEDQAGDDDDDDEWDD from the exons ATGAGTGGGGGCCCTGCGGGAGGTAGGCCTGGGGGCCGAGGTGGACCAGGTATCCAGCAAaacatcccctcttctctcctccgaGAACATGAGAACCAGCGACTCTTTGAGATGCTTGGCCGGAAATGCTGG aCACTGGCCACTGCGGTTGTTCAGCTCTACCTGGCCCTGCCCCCGGGAGCTGAGCACTGGACCAAGGAGCATTGTGGGGCTGTGTGCTTCGTGAAGGATAACCCTCAGAAGTCTTACTTCATCCGCCTTTACGGCCTTCAG GACTGCCAAGCAGGCCTCAACTTTGCAGATGAAGGTGAGGCCCAGGCCTTCCAGGCACTGGTACAGGAGAAGATACAGAAAAGCAATCAGAGGCGAAGTGGAG ACCGACGCCAGCTGCccccaccacccacacccaccagTGAAG agagaagaggagggctCCCGCCGCCGCTGCCCCCTCACCCAGCTGGAGATCAAGGCG GCCCATCAACTGGCCCACTGTCCCTGGGgctggtgacagtggacatccagAACCCGGACATCACAAGTTCAAGATATCGTGGCCTGCCAGCCCCTGTGCCTGGCCCGAGTGACAAGAAACGCTCAGGGAAGAAGAAGATCAGCAAGGCTGATATTGGTGCGCCTTGCGGATTCAA acATGTCAGCCACGTGGGATGGGACCCCCAGAGCGGATTTGAT GTGAACAACTTGGACCCCGATCTGCGCAGCCTGTTCTCCCGGGCGGGAATCAGCGAGGCCCAACTCACAGACGCTGAGACCTCCAAGCTCATCTACGACTTCATCGAGGACCAGGGCGGCTTAGAGGCTGTGCGGCAGGAGATGAGACGCCAGG GGCCgctgccaccacccccaccaccatcccGAGGAGGAGGAATCCAGCCCCCCAGACCCCCGGCTGTGGGGGCCAATAAGGGTCGTTCTGGTCCCCTGCCCCCTGTACCTTTGGGaggtgccccacccccacccaccccccgggGTCCCCCAGCCCTAGGTCGAGGGGGTCCTCCGCCACCACCCCCTCCGGCCACAGGCCGCTCTggaccaccacccccacctccgCCCTCTGGAGCCGCGGGCCCACCCTTGCCGcccccgccaccaccaccgccccCTCCACCCAGCATCGGGGATGGGCCAGTCTCTCCTCTGCCCCCTCCTACCTTGGGGTctgtggggagccaggccccTGGCGGGGGTCGGGGGGCACTCTTGGACCAAATTCGGCAAGGGATTCAGCTGAACAAG ACCCCAGGTGCTCCCGAAAACTCAGCGCTGCAGCCTCCCCCACAGAGCTCCGAGGGGCTGGTGGGGGCTTTGATGCACGTCATGCAGAAGAGGAGCAAAGCCATTCACTCCTCAG acgAAGAGGAGGACCAGGCCGGCGATGATGACGATGACGACGAGTGGGATGATTGA